In Garra rufa chromosome 15, GarRuf1.0, whole genome shotgun sequence, a single genomic region encodes these proteins:
- the LOC141287616 gene encoding rano class II histocompatibility antigen, A beta chain-like — translation MQYNLVAVFLSAVFETVHGHYGYVQIQCRVSDSQQHIEFIFSVTYNMVEYLRYNSTEDKATGYTEFGKKLAEDYNKNKILLAQAEFVLDSCKKIGQYIVPISGLTVPPDVIIRLHNVNQKAVLVCSAYDFYPKPIRLTWMRDDKVMAADVTSIEEQNNGDWFYQIHSHLEYFPKPGEKISCVVEHASSHKPMIYHWDPSLPESERSKIILGAVGLSMGVFMAAGGLIYYKRKHTGFYRLPVCLLPMQTMNETEQQ, via the exons ATGCAGTACAATCTTGTGGCAGTGTTTCTGTCTGCTGTATTTGAAACCG TGCATGGACATTACGGATATGTCCAAATTCAGTGTCGAGTATCTGACTCTCAACAACACATTGAATTTATCTTCTCAGTCACCTACAACATGGTTGAATATCTGAGATACAACAGTACTGAGGACAAGGCTACTGGCTACACTGAATTTGGGAAGAAATTGGCAGAGGactataataaaaacaaaattttactTGCACAAGCAGAATTTGTGCTGGACAGTTGCAAAAAAATTGGACAGTACATTGTCCCTATTTCAGGGTTGACAG TACCACCAGATGTCATTATCCGGTTGCACAATGTGAATCAGAAAGCTGTACTGGTGTGCAGTGCTTATGACTTCTACCCCAAACCCATTAGACTGACGTGGATGAGAGATGATAAAGTGATGGCAGCTGATGTGACATCCATTGAGGAGCAGAATAATGGAGACTGGTTCTATCAGATCCATTCCCACCTGGAGTACTTTCCTAAACCTGGAGAGAAGATCTCCTGTGTGGTGGAGCACGCCAGCTCCCATAAACCCATGATCTATCACTGGG ATCCTTCTCTACCTGAGTCTGAAAGGTCTAAGATCATTCTTGGGGCTGTGGGCCTGTCAATGGGGGTCTTTATGGCAGCTGGGGGCTTGATTTACTATAAAAGAAAACACACAG GCTTTTACAGACTTCCAGTTTGTTTACTTCCGATGCAAACCATGAACGAGACTGAACAGCAGTAG